In Kazachstania africana CBS 2517 chromosome 4, complete genome, the following are encoded in one genomic region:
- the KTI12 gene encoding Kti12p (similar to Saccharomyces cerevisiae KTI12 (YKL110C); ancestral locus Anc_2.462), which produces MPLILFTGYPSSGKTTKAKELISLLSTKTNKKIIYHSDDTLSISHQDYENSKDEKNLRSKITSVVKRDLSTNNIVIIDSLNYIKGFRYQLHCEAKNMSTPFALIHIMCPVDTCQLWNSNNTTNQWDSNLLSQLIDRYEEPNDMNRWDSPLFPIYSPTDKFDDNLISKIVSIVDSSTTSNPRSVLKPNSVTKQTLQPSTTNFISILERQTTDIVNIIIARIKDLNEIGQSYHGQRIIIVPNEDIDQSIYIDLPLSGTVNLPVLQRLKRQFINLNKIRIIENDRIIHLFVDYLSKNLNK; this is translated from the coding sequence ATGCCTCTAATCTTATTTACTGGTTACCCATCAAGTGGGAAGACTACAAAGGCAAAAGAACTAATCTCTTTACTCTCAACAAAGAcaaacaagaaaatcaTCTATCATTCAGATGATactctttcaatatcacaTCAAGATTATGAAAACtcaaaagatgaaaaaaatttgcgTTCAAAGATAACTTCTGTAGTGAAAAGAGATCTCTCAACGAATAACATCGTTATTATAGACTCATTGAATTATATCAAAGGGTTCCGTTATCAATTACATTGTGAAGCTAAAAATATGTCAACTCCATTTGCTTTAATTCATATAATGTGTCCCGTTGATACTTGCCAATTATggaattcaaataatactACAAATCAATGGGattcaaatcttctatCTCAATTGATAGATAGATACGAAGAACCAAATGATATGAATCGTTGGGATTCTCCATTGTTCCCAATTTACTCTCCAACTGATAAATTCGACgataatttaatttcaaaaattgtatcAATCGTCGATTCATCAACAACGTCAAATCCAAGATCTGTCTTAAAACCAAATTCTGTAACTAAACAAACTTTACAACCATCAACaacaaatttcatttcaatattagaAAGGCAAACTACAGACATCGTCAACATTATCATCGCAAGAATTAAAGATCTAAATGAAATTGGTCAATCCTACCATGGTCAACGTATAATCATCGTACCCAACGAGGATATCgatcaatcaatttataTCGATCTACCATTAAGTGGTACTGTCAATTTACCCGTATTACAAAGACTAAAGAGACAATTTATCAATCTTAATAAGATTAGAattatagaaaatgatagaaTTATTCACCTCTTTGTAGATTATTTAagtaaaaatttaaataaataa
- the HAP4 gene encoding transcription factor HAP4 (similar to Saccharomyces cerevisiae HAP4 (YKL109W); ancestral locus Anc_2.464): MPSALAIQQEDNNNDTSVLKQKLNIRRPHNTNNNSIHFTKIKPKLKKNLNCNSTLLPKKKSSSVDSNNNNNTITIKTSKHWILPPRPRPGRKTIKHSNHTAEKPTKVQKNSSMTNNNNNNNNNNNNYLAFLNFDDTDLSQDDQDNEYTIRKKNCFSPMDLSPTETMVSTPNHELNVKKFNTTTKTTTDTATSSTEEVDFYNRIWEFLPRYNNIDDFNDTSYNEISNNTNKDSYVYIAPSLEELIDEQTELDFLTSPNL, translated from the coding sequence ATGCCATCTGCTTTAGCCATACAACAAGAAGACAACAACAACGATACTTCTGTATTGAAACAGAAACTGAATATTCGTCGTCCTCACAATACTAATAACAATTCGATTCATTTCACAAAGATAAAAccaaaactgaaaaaaaatttaaactGTAATAGTACTTTATtaccaaagaaaaaatcatcatctgtagattccaataataataataatacaatCACTATAAAGACTTCAAAACATTGGATTTTACCACCAAGACCAAGACCAGGTAGAAAAACAATAAAGCATTCTAATCATACGGCAGAGAAACCAACaaaagttcaaaaaaaCTCTTCAATgacaaataataataataataataataataataataataattatcttgcatttcttaattttgatgatacAGATTTATCGCAAGATGATCAGGATAATGAATATACAAtaaggaagaaaaattgtttctctCCAATGGATTTATCTCCAACAGAAACAATGGTTTCCACACCAAATCATGAATTAaatgttaaaaaatttaatactACTACAAAAACCACTACTGATACTGCTACTTCTTCCACTGAAGAAGTCGATTTTTATAACAGAATATGGGAATTCTTACCCagatataataatattgacGATTTTAATGACACATCCTACAacgaaatttcaaataacaCTAATAAGGACTCTTACGTCTACATAGCACCATCATTGGAAGAACTCATTGACGAACAAACAGAACTCGATTTCCTCACATCTCCAAACTTATAA
- the SLD2 gene encoding Sld2p (similar to Saccharomyces cerevisiae SLD2 (YKL108W); ancestral locus Anc_2.468), with translation MDQEELLTLRKELKTWEHDFIQKFNKSPKKKDIELNHEIKLKYKKYSNLKKRKHDQQITYHSPIRLPSQEITEVGPTPQIFGTSISIFDLNLSPVKRKLILNDNNDDNAAAAADTDDDEDDEEDDKLIQDVEPRRLIERHSKYGPNSPMKFSLNKNIKFKTPTKLNENITSMSPSPIWKKSLNKTLKQLEDEFNEIQSEFGTISPKEEQEGQEERKDQEEQEGIQESQPVKKRNIKEKPLGAPNLSPIKINLPEKLKKLKKQQLNSFFNETIDENTESEPEEKQEVIKTKPKRKKKYNLVSNNFRRLKLPSRKKNNFKRRRL, from the coding sequence ATGGACCAAGAGGAACTTCTCACTCTGAGAAAGGAACTAAAGACATGGGAACATGATTTTatacaaaaattcaataaatctccaaagaaaaaagatattgaattgaatcatgaaattaaattaaaatataaaaaatattcaaatttgaaaaaaagaaagcatGATCAGCAAATTACTTACCACAGCCCCATAAGGCTGCCGTCTCAAGAAATCACTGAAGTTGGTCCAACTCCTCAAATCTTCGGTACCTCGATCTCAATCTTTGATTTAAATCTATCTCCagtaaaaagaaaattgatacTGAACGATaacaatgatgataatgcTGCCGCTGCCGCTGAtactgatgatgatgaagatgatgaagaagatgataaattgATCCAGGATGTGGAGCCAAGACGATTAATCGAAAGACACAGTAAATATGGTCCAAATTCTCCAATGAAATTCTCtctcaataaaaatattaaatttaaGACTCcaacaaaattaaatgaaaatattacttCAATGTCACCTTCACCAATATGgaaaaaatctttaaataaGACTTTAAAACAATTGgaagatgaattcaatgaaattcaGAGCGAATTCGGTACAATTTCTCCCAAAGAAGAACAGGAAGGACAAGAAGAACGGAAGGACCaggaagaacaagaagGAATACAAGAATCTCAACCTGTTAAAAAACGTAATATCAAGGAAAAACCCCTTGGTGCTCCAAATTTATCACCAATAAAGATCAACTTACCtgagaaattgaaaaaattgaaaaagcaaCAATTAAATTCCTTCTTTAATGAaacaattgatgaaaatactGAATCTGAACCTGAAGAAAAGCAAGAAGTTATCAAGACTAAAccaaagagaaagaaaaagtataaTTTAGTGAGTAACAATTTCAGAAGATTGAAACTACcttcaagaaagaaaaataattttaagagaagaagattataa
- the KAFR0D03150 gene encoding uncharacterized protein (similar to Saccharomyces cerevisiae YMR090W), translating to MSNIQNCKIGIIGANGKTGTLLISKLLNLKELENKKNIVAFIRNKEAFIKNIGLVDVEKITTRLYDLEIDDVESLASKCKDIDILVFLAGAGRQGKQRLFSVDLDGVFKCVEVCERLGTVQRFIAVSVLKVEDRKFWWNIEGLRGYFIAKKAADHEIQRSHLNYTILHPGWLGMSKGTGKICAIDKVAGTLVHSNNYLEREDLAEVIVACMLNPNATSRQVIPLINGDLPIVDAINDIH from the coding sequence ATGTCAAATATACAGAATTGCAAAATTGGTATCATTGGAGCCAACGGTAAGACGGGGACCTTATTAATCTcgaaattattgaatttgaaggagcttgaaaataagaagaatataGTGGCATTTATACGTAATAAAGAAGCgttcattaaaaatatcGGTTTAGTTGACGTTGAAAAGATTACCACCAGATTATATGATCTGGAAATTGATGACGTTGAATCTTTAGCGTCCAAATGcaaagatattgatatattgGTGTTTCTTGCCGGGGCAGGTAGACAAGGCAAGCAGAGATTATTTAGCGTTGACTTAGATGGTGTCTTCAAATGTGTTGAAGTATGCGAAAGGTTGGGTACTGTCCAGAGGTTTATCGCCGTTAGTGTGTTGAAAGTGGAAgatagaaaattttggtggAACATTGAAGGTCTCAGAGGTTACTTCATAGCTAAAAAGGCTGCAGATCATGAAATTCAACGTTCGCATCTAAATTATACTATTTTACATCCTGGTTGGCTAGGAATGAGTAAGGGAACCGGGAAAATATGTGCTATTGACAAAGTTGCGGGGACATTAGTCCATAGTAACAACTATCTTGAAAGAGAAGATTTAGCAGAAGTTATAGTGGCGTGCATGCTGAATCCGAATGCTACATCGAGGCAAGTGATTCCATTAATTAACGGTGATTTGCCAATTGTCGATGCAATCAATGATATTCACTga
- the AAT1 gene encoding aspartate transaminase AAT1 (similar to Saccharomyces cerevisiae AAT1 (YKL106W); ancestral locus Anc_2.475), producing MSSRLLISKRSITTTNNNLLNTIQVAKPDKILGLTEKFNQDKNQKKVNLTVGIYKDAWGKVSTLPSVALAQRQMGTLSTLNWNLSYLPIVGCEKYHQNVKNFLFNECMKDLKHFNNGVSFFQTLSGTGAIAITARFLSKFISNKIWLPNYSWANHINIFEKNGFHNSINYYSYYNDTTGKLAVDKWLNDLRINVSKDKSNVPHCIVLHACCHNPTGIDPTKEEWTKIIDTVHELNMIPIIDMAYQGLESGDVVEDAYVLRSCLQDNRKWHNGLYLCQSFAKNMGLYGERVGSLSIITPYESLPSVRLAIDSQIKKIIRSMYSSPPGYGSRIVNTILSDEKLKKQWFKDVNSMVNRLHSIRNKLFEQLHWDDLVEFGQQHGMFYFTRFTPKQVNQLKQNYSIYLTEDGRLSLSGINDSNLDYVCEALMDVSKVIQK from the coding sequence ATGTCTTCCAGATTacttatttcaaaaagatcaatAACTACCACAAATAACAACCTTCTGAACACAATTCAAGTTGCTAAGCCAGATAAGATCCTTGGTCTCACTGAAAAGTTCAATCAAGataaaaatcaaaaaaaagtcaatTTAACCGTTGGAATATACAAGGATGCATGGGGGAAAGTATCCACACTTCCTTCAGTGGCATTGGCTCAGAGACAGATGGGAACTTTATCGACTTTAAATTGGAATTTATCCTATCTTCCAATCGTTGGTTGTGAAAAGTATCATCAAAACGTCAAAAACTTTCTCTTCAACGAGTGTatgaaagatttaaaaCACTTTAATAATGGTGTCTCATTTTTCCAAACTTTGAGTGGTACGGGTGCAATTGCAATTACAGCTAgatttttatcaaaattcatttctaataaaatttgGTTACCTAATTATTCATGGGCAAACCATATTAATATATTCGAGAAAAATGGATTTCACAATAGCATAAACTACTATTCGTATTATAATGATACGACGGGTAAATTGGCTGTCGATAAGTGGTTAAACGATTTGAGAATAAACGTCTCGAAGGATAAATCAAATGTTCCCCATTGCATAGTATTACATGCATGCTGTCATAACCCCACGGGTATAGACCCAACAAAGGAGGAGTGGACGAAAATTATAGACACAGTTCATGAACTGAACATGATTCCTATTATAGATATGGCATATCAAGGCTTGGAATCTGGTGATGTGGTAGAAGACGCTTACGTCCTGAGATCATGTCTTCAGGATAATAGAAAATGGCACAATGGTCTTTATTTATGCCAGTCCTTTGCTAAAAATATGGGTCTCTATGGTGAAAGGGTTGGCTCTTTAAGTATAATAACGCCGTATGAATCTTTACCGAGCGTCAGATTGGCAATTGATtcacaaataaaaaaaataatcagATCTATGTACTCCTCTCCGCCTGGTTATGGTTCACGAATAGTAAACACCATCTTATCTGACGAAAAGTTAAAGAAACAATGGTTTAAAGATGTTAATTCTATGGTTAATAGACTACACTCCATACGGAACAAGTTATTTGAGCAATTGCATTGGGATGACTTAGTTGAGTTTGGACAGCAACATGGTATGTTTTATTTTACAAGATTTACACCTAAGCAAgtaaatcaattgaaacaaaactattcaatttatctcACTGAAGATGGTAGGTTATCTTTGAGTGGCATTAACGATTCAAACTTAGACTACGTTTGTGAAGCATTGATGGATGTTTCCAAGGTTATACAAAAGTGA
- the KAFR0D03170 gene encoding uncharacterized protein (similar to Saccharomyces cerevisiae YKL105C and YMR086W; ancestral locus Anc_2.476), translating to MSFNYNKFQNNPANKNAIAAAAAVANALNDDGVTLDTSKLVSYNKTPRTYSLNDHTSKRKWGHRKKKHQEKDLFTTNSVQGSTSTSDKHNTYKDSTSGMRLQKKYIPSPSGLVAVDVLVLDKQTPNASPRQILTRRSNIFDPNNAPNSLSRKTRVTRSYINIPRQSTNTTNNSVTLPNSGRHFTNSTFRSRKTSPSSQNCSLVSCHSRNRNSMSSLVSSNASGDSIVVQLEKVNEHVEPRGKYNMHEHKHTHSHKGVHKRKLSVPATQIQSSNEIDSDEVSKLKSVYEQMSASSSKNSISSSRISHKLTNTSEGFTAHELYPISSGENINDAISTSSNLNGEPDGFDYSRNKEPIMDEVDAINEEEGMHNYAQDINHEVNSQYLLFKAPEGPDVKTVCSIHDIQTSGNSTSIQRIDSESEEMNNNENIASFQNKETANSDLQNLNRVNIDATYAKTVSPNIVVEECANSDSGNTHGLGSEVRNLINLRRECSNDSRQDSRNNSNNSAYSTFSKVPNLQISNRTATLTQKSDPRETHMNNNNTTLARYLKTDRPYLSIERASEPVLHERSLSSASTKISPIRPTQMSSSDISFRKVNSARFNESDASSIYSDIPLSKAQPNVLGSNSNSRKTSSSYIYNSDNRFIKMGSTNNSTDSRNGNRFSLFLSHHGDTENTSPSLNDSIEKLSVRPVNALSDDDDDVYRFDIEQKQKSLKFGKRLKKFFKLKKKAR from the coding sequence ATGTCGTTCaattataataaatttcaaaataaccCAGCAAATAAGAATGCCATTGCAGCGGCAGCAGCGGTGGCAAACGcattaaatgatgatgGGGTTACCCTAGATACCAGTAAATTGGTCTCCTATAATAAAACGCCTCGAACATACTCACTCAATGACCATACTTCCAAGAGAAAATGGGGTCATCGAAAAAAGAAGCACCAGGAAAAGGATCTTTTCACTACCAATTCTGTCCAGGGAAGTACTTCCACTTCGGACAAACATAATACATATAAAGACTCAACTAGTGGCATGAGACTGCAAAAGAAGTATATCCCGAGCCCTTCAGGTCTAGTGGCTGTCGATGTTCTAGTACTAGATAAGCAAACACCTAATGCCAGCCCAAGGCAAATACTTACTAGAAGGTCAAATATCTTTGACCCAAATAATGCCCCAAATTCATTGTCAAGAAAGACGAGAGTTACAAGATCATATATTAATATTCCAAGACAATCAACCAATACAACTAATAACAGTGTAACATTACCCAATTCTGGTCGTCATTTCACGAATTCAACATTTCGAAGTAGAAAAACTTCCCCTAGTTCTCAAAACTGCTCTTTAGTCTCTTGTCATTCCAGAAATAGGAACAGTATGTCAAGTTTAGTGTCAAGTAATGCCTCTGGTGACAGCATAGTGGTCCAATTAGAGAAAGTAAACGAACATGTCGAGCCAAGGGGGAAATATAACATGCATGAACATAAACATACACACAGTCACAAAGGTGTCCATAAGAGAAAATTAAGTGTACCTGCAACCCAAATACAGtcttcaaatgaaattgatagtGATGAGGTGTCAAAACTAAAAAGTGTCTACGAACAAATGAGTGCATCATCAAGCAAAAACAGTATAAGTTCCAGCAGGATAAGCCATAAGTTGACAAACACCAGTGAGGGATTTACCGCACATGAGCTTTATCCTATATCGTCAGGAGAGAATATTAATGATGCAATCTCTACCAGTTCAAATTTGAACGGAGAACCAGACGGCTTCGACTACTCTAGGAATAAAGAGCCAATCATGGATGAAGTAGATGcaattaatgaagaagaaggtatGCATAATTATGCTCAAGATATCAATCATGAAGTGAATAGCCAATACCTACTGTTTAAAGCACCAGAGGGGCCAGATGTTAAAACGGTATGTTCTATTCATGACATCCAAACTAGCGGTAATTCGACttcaattcaaagaattgattCGGAGAGTGAAGAgatgaataataatgaaaatatcgCTTCTTTCCAAAATAAGGAAACGGCTAATTCAGATCTGCAGAATCTAAATAGAGTAAACATCGACGCTACGTATGCGAAAACTGTCAGTCCAAATATTGTTGTGGAAGAGTGTGCAAACTCTGATAGTGGAAATACACATGGGCTGGGAAGTGAAGTTAGAAATTTAATCAATCTACGACGGGAATGCTCAAATGACAGTCGTCAAGATAGCCGAAATAACTCGAATAATTCTGCATATTCTACATTTAGTAAAGTACCAAATCTACAAATCAGCAACAGAACAGCCACACTTACCCAAAAATCTGATCCAAGAGAGACGCatatgaataataataatacgACTCTTGCTCGATATCTCAAGACAGACAGACCGTATTTATCTATCGAAAGAGCTTCCGAACCAGTACTGCACGAGCGTAGCTTATCATCGGCAAGCACGAAGATCTCACCAATCAGGCCAACACAAATGAGTTCTTCCGACATCTCATTTAGAAAAGTGAACTCCGCTAGATTTAATGAAAGTGATGcatcatcaatttattCAGATATCCCACTATCAAAGGCTCAACCAAATGTTCTTGGAAGTAACAGCAATAGTAGGAAGACGTCTAGCTCGTATATTTATAACAGTGATAACAGGTTTATCAAAATGGGAAGTACTAACAACAGTACTGATAGTAGAAACGGAAACAGGTTTTCCCTTTTCTTGAGTCATCATGGCGATACTGAAAATACCAGCCCATCTTTGAATGAtagtattgaaaaactttcAGTTCGACCAGTCAACGCTTTAAgcgatgatgatgatgacgtTTATcgatttgatattgaacaGAAACAAAAGAGTCTAAAGTTTGGAAAACGACTCAAGaaattcttcaaacttAAGAAGAAGGCTCGgtga
- the GFA1 gene encoding glutamine--fructose-6-phosphate transaminase (isomerizing) GFA1 (similar to Saccharomyces cerevisiae GFA1 (YKL104C) and YMR085W; ancestral locus Anc_2.477): protein MCGIFGYCNYLVEKSRGEIIDTLVEGLERLEYRGYDSTGIAINGDELDSTFIFKQIGKVSALKEEIEKQHPNRDVTFVTHCGIAHTRWATHGEPKQVNCHPQRSDANNEFVVVHNGIITNFRELKTLLSNKGHSFESDTDTECIAKLFKHLYDINLQNGTELDFHELTKLVLQELEGSYGLLCRSSHYPDEVIATRKGSPLLIGVKSEKKLKVDFVDVEFPDDSKVGKPETPILSADGSAVSNDISVTSNKKTPQSFINNTSEESNLLPIAANDFNLRHSQSRAFLSEDGFPTPVEFFLSSDASSVIKHTKKVLFLEDDDIAHIYDGELHIHRSRREVGASMTRSIQTLEMELAQIMKGPYKHFMQKEIYEQPESTFNTMRGRIDFENDSIMLGGLKAWLPAIRRARRLIMIACGTSYHSCLATRAIFEELSEIPVSVELASDFLDRKCPIFRDDICIFVSQSGETADTMLALNYCLERGALTVGIVNTVGSSISRATHCGVHINAGPEIGVASTKAYTSQYIALVMFALSLSDDRVSKQERRKSIIQGLKLIPSQIKQILKVEPKIKELCKTQLQGKKSLLLLGRGYQFASALEGALKIKEISYMHSEGVLAGELKHGVLALVDENLPIIAFGTRDSLFPKVVSSIEQVTARKGSPIIICNENDEVWTKKAETLNLVTLEVPQTVDCLQGLLNIIPLQLIAYWLAVNNGIDVDFPRNLAKSVTVE, encoded by the coding sequence ATGTGTGGTATTTTTGGTTATTGTAACTATTTAGTCGAAAAATCTAGAGGTGAAATTATTGACACCCTAGTCGAAGGTTTAGAACGTCTCGAATACAGGGGTTACGATTCTACTGGTATTGCCATTAATGGTGATGAATTAGATTCcactttcatcttcaagCAAATCGGTAAAGTTAGTGCtttaaaagaagaaatcgaAAAACAACACCCAAACAGAGATGTCACTTTCGTCACCCATTGTGGTATTGCCCATACAAGATGGGCTACTCATGGTGAACCAAAACAAGTGAACTGTCACCCTCAAAGATCAGATGCAAACAATGAGTTCGTAGTAGTCCACAATGGTATTATTACAAACTTCAgagaattgaaaactttattATCCAATAAAGGGcattcttttgaaagtgaCACAGATACCGAATGTATTGCCAAACTGTTCAAACATTTATACGATATCAACTTACAAAATGGTACAGAATTAGATTTTCATGAGTTAACCAAACTGGTTCTACAAGAATTGGAAGGTTCTTACGGTTTATTATGTAGATCATCTCATTATCCAGATGAAGTGATCGCCACAAGAAAAGGTTCTCCATTATTAATTGGTGTCAAGtctgaaaagaaattgaaggtAGATTTTGTTGATGTTGAATTCCCAGATGATAGTAAAGTTGGAAAACCTGAAACACCAATACTTTCTGCTGACGGTAGTGCTGTCTCAAATGATATTTCAGTTACCTCAAATAAGAAAACTCCACAGtcttttatcaataatacTTCAGAAGAAAGTAATTTATTACCCATCGCCGcaaatgattttaatttaAGACATTCACAATCTAGAGCTTTCTTATCAGAAGATGGTTTTCCAACTCCAGTTGAATTCTTTTTATCATCCGATGCTTCATCTGTTATTAAACACACAAAGAAAGTCTTATTTctagaagatgatgatatagCACATATTTATGATGGTGAATTACACATTCATAGGTCAAGAAGAGAAGTTGGCGCATCTATGACTAGATCCATTCAAACTTTGGAAATGGAATTAGCTCAAATCATGAAAGGCCCATACAAACATTTCAtgcaaaaagaaatttatgaaCAACCAGAATCTACTTTCAATACTATGAGAGGTAGAATTGATTTCGAGAATGATAGTATAATGTTGGGTGGCCTAAAGGCATGGTTACCGGCAATAAGAAGGGCTCGCAGGCTGATCATGATTGCTTGTGGTACATCTTACCATTCCTGTCTAGCTACGCGTGCTATATTTGAAGAGTTATCAGAAATCCCAGTTAGTGTGGAATTGGCATCTGATTTCTTAGACAGAAAATGCCCCATTTTCAGAGATGACATATGTATTTTCGTGTCACAAAGTGGTGAAACTGCTGATACTATGCTGGCATTGAACTATTGTTTGGAAAGAGGTGCTTTAACCGTTGGTATTGTCAACACTGTTGGTTCATCTATTTCTAGAGCAACCCATTGTGGTGTACACATAAATGCTGGTCCAGAAATCGGTGTTGCGTCTACAAAGGCATACACCTCTCAATATATTGCTTTAGTTATGTTTGCCTTATCCTTATCAGATGATAGAGTCTCTAAACAAGAAAGAAGGAAATCTATAATCCAAGGTTTAAAACTAATCCCAAGTcaaattaaacaaattttgaaagtggAACCAAAGATTAAGGAACTCTGTAAAACGCAACTACAGGGTAAAAAGTCTCTTTTATTACTGGGTAGAGGCTATCAATTTGCATCTGCTTTAGAGGGTGCTTTGAAGATTAAGGAAATATCATATATGCACTCCGAAGGTGTTTTGGCCGGTGAGTTAAAACACGGTGTTTTAGCCCTTGTAGATGAGAATCTTCCAATTATCGCTTTTGGTACAAGAGACTCTTTATTCCCCAAAGTTgtttcatcaattgaacAAGTTACTGCCAGAAAGGGCAGTCCTATCATTATTTGTAATGAAAACGACGAAGTTTGGACCAAAAAGGCAGAAACATTGAATTTAGTCACTTTAGAAGTTCCACAAACTGTCGATTGCTTACAAGGTTTATTGAACATTATTCCACTACAACTAATTGCATACTGGCTAGCTGTAAATAACGGAATTGATGTTGATTTCCCAAGAAATTTAGCAAAATCCGTTACTGTGgaataa